The following are encoded in a window of Rhizobium sp. WYJ-E13 genomic DNA:
- a CDS encoding FAD-binding oxidoreductase, producing MANETNRTVAVVGAGVVGASIAFELQRRGFQVTLIDKGEPGRGTSYGNMASIALDFAAGSGPSTWKKLPRWLIDPEGPVWLRPSYAPKILPWFLRFLAAGRPSRLREIEDAGMSLSKIALGDISAMLDAVGAPELMTEEGCLAIYETEAEFDADRGHLELMRRYGMEFEVLSNGAIQYYEPTLSPKIAKAVLLPDNKSIRNPYKLVVKLADAAKAAGASFVSGEVKSVERRADGKSAVLLENGGRIEADNVILAAGVHTRFLAEALGEPIPLETERGYHTQIMQPGISMRYSVIWPHRAFMVTPTAGGIRVGGNVELAGLTAAPDFRRPRVLVRHAQRILPDLKVEDTSEWMGHRPALPDTIPIISPSSKISGVFYATGHGHLGLTYSATTARLIADMVTGAKTPVDIKPFRIDRY from the coding sequence ATGGCGAATGAAACGAATAGGACGGTGGCCGTTGTCGGCGCCGGTGTGGTCGGCGCTTCGATTGCTTTCGAGCTGCAGCGGCGCGGCTTTCAGGTAACATTGATCGACAAGGGCGAGCCGGGCAGGGGAACCTCCTACGGCAACATGGCGAGCATCGCGCTCGACTTCGCTGCCGGCTCCGGTCCCTCGACCTGGAAGAAGCTGCCGCGCTGGCTGATCGATCCGGAAGGCCCGGTCTGGCTGCGGCCTTCCTATGCGCCGAAAATCCTGCCCTGGTTCCTGCGCTTCCTCGCCGCCGGCCGTCCCTCGCGCCTGCGGGAGATCGAGGATGCGGGCATGAGCCTCTCCAAGATTGCTCTCGGCGATATCAGCGCCATGCTCGATGCTGTTGGCGCTCCCGAACTGATGACTGAGGAAGGCTGCCTGGCGATCTATGAAACCGAGGCCGAATTCGATGCGGACCGTGGCCACCTCGAATTGATGCGGCGCTATGGCATGGAATTCGAGGTGCTGAGCAACGGTGCGATCCAGTATTACGAGCCGACCCTTTCGCCGAAAATCGCCAAGGCGGTGCTGCTGCCGGACAACAAGTCGATCCGCAATCCCTACAAGCTTGTCGTAAAGCTCGCCGATGCCGCGAAGGCCGCCGGTGCCAGCTTCGTTTCCGGCGAGGTAAAGAGCGTGGAGCGCAGGGCTGACGGGAAAAGCGCCGTCCTTCTCGAAAACGGCGGTCGCATCGAGGCCGATAACGTCATTCTCGCTGCTGGCGTTCATACCCGTTTCCTCGCCGAAGCGCTCGGCGAGCCGATCCCGCTCGAAACCGAGCGCGGCTACCATACGCAGATCATGCAGCCTGGTATTTCCATGCGTTATTCGGTGATCTGGCCGCATCGTGCCTTCATGGTCACGCCGACGGCAGGCGGCATCCGCGTCGGCGGCAATGTCGAGTTGGCCGGGCTCACGGCAGCGCCTGATTTCCGTCGTCCGCGTGTGCTGGTGCGCCATGCGCAACGCATCCTGCCCGATCTGAAGGTTGAGGACACAAGCGAATGGATGGGCCACCGCCCGGCCCTGCCTGATACGATCCCGATCATTTCGCCCTCCTCGAAAATATCAGGCGTTTTCTACGCCACCGGTCACGGCCATCTCGGCCTGACCTATTCGGCAACGACAGCGCGGTTGATCGCCGATATGGTGACGGGCGCCAAAACGCCTGTCGATATCAAGCCATTCCGTATCGATAGATACTAG
- a CDS encoding 4-hydroxyproline epimerase, which translates to MRWKRTIQLLDVHAEGEIGKVAIGGVPKIPGETVAAQLHWLNTDPKGQELRRFLCLEPRGAPIGSVNLLLPPKHPDADAAFIILQPDQAHASSGSNSICVTTALLESGIVEMKEPETIVTLETAAGLVKATATCRDGRCEKVKLTMVPSFVQELDVEIDTPHWGKIKADICYGGIFYALVDVGQINLTIEKANAAALVQAGMILKDLINRNMHVVHPEIPAISGVAYVMFRDLEADGTVRTCTTMWPGRADRSPCGTGNSANLATLYARGKAKVGDIFKSRSIIGSEFEVGLQAVTQVAGKPAVIPTISGRGFTFGLSQVALDPFDPHPLGFALTDVWGPSAGEI; encoded by the coding sequence ATGAGATGGAAGCGCACGATCCAGCTTCTGGATGTTCATGCCGAAGGTGAAATTGGCAAGGTCGCGATTGGCGGCGTGCCGAAGATTCCGGGCGAAACGGTTGCCGCCCAGCTTCACTGGCTGAACACCGATCCGAAGGGCCAGGAACTTCGTCGCTTCCTATGCCTTGAGCCGCGCGGTGCGCCGATCGGCTCGGTCAACCTGCTCCTGCCGCCAAAGCATCCCGATGCCGATGCGGCCTTCATCATCCTGCAGCCGGATCAGGCGCATGCGAGCTCCGGCTCGAATTCCATCTGCGTCACGACCGCTCTTCTCGAATCCGGCATCGTCGAAATGAAGGAGCCGGAAACCATCGTCACGCTGGAAACGGCAGCCGGCCTCGTCAAGGCAACGGCCACCTGCCGGGACGGTCGCTGCGAGAAGGTGAAACTGACCATGGTGCCGTCCTTCGTCCAAGAGCTGGATGTCGAGATCGACACGCCGCATTGGGGAAAGATCAAGGCCGACATCTGCTATGGCGGCATCTTCTATGCGCTGGTCGACGTCGGCCAGATCAATCTGACGATCGAGAAGGCCAATGCCGCAGCACTGGTGCAGGCCGGCATGATCCTCAAGGATCTCATCAACCGCAATATGCACGTCGTGCATCCGGAAATCCCGGCAATCTCGGGTGTGGCCTATGTCATGTTCCGTGATCTGGAAGCGGACGGCACGGTTCGCACCTGCACGACCATGTGGCCGGGACGGGCCGATCGTTCACCCTGCGGCACCGGCAATTCGGCCAACCTCGCGACCCTCTACGCACGCGGAAAGGCCAAGGTCGGCGATATCTTCAAGTCGAGGTCGATCATCGGCTCGGAATTCGAAGTCGGCCTGCAGGCGGTGACGCAAGTCGCCGGCAAGCCCGCCGTCATCCCGACGATATCAGGTCGCGGCTTTACCTTCGGCCTGTCGCAGGTCGCACTCGATCCCTTCGATCCGCATCCCCTCGGTTTTGCCCTGACGGATGTCTGGGGACCATCGGCCGGCGAGATCTGA
- a CDS encoding RbsD/FucU family protein: protein MLKGLDPLLSPDLLATLRGMGHGDEIAIVDGNYPGIEHARRLIRLDGHHLIPVLNAVLSVLPIDDFVNEAIFRSTVKAERDKLDPVHEEMITCCAKHEPDRQVIPLIGPDFYGRVRAAHAVIQTGEPRLYANIILRKGVIYPAASDAPAKAEVDPFVY from the coding sequence ATGCTGAAAGGGCTTGACCCGCTGCTGAGCCCGGACCTGCTCGCGACATTGCGCGGCATGGGCCATGGCGACGAAATCGCCATCGTCGACGGCAACTATCCGGGCATCGAACATGCACGGCGGCTGATCCGGCTCGACGGGCACCATCTCATTCCGGTTCTCAATGCCGTTTTGAGCGTCCTGCCGATCGACGACTTTGTGAATGAGGCGATCTTCCGCTCAACCGTGAAGGCCGAGCGCGACAAGCTCGACCCCGTGCATGAGGAGATGATCACCTGCTGCGCCAAACACGAACCGGACCGACAGGTTATTCCGCTGATCGGGCCGGATTTTTATGGCCGCGTGCGCGCAGCCCATGCAGTCATCCAGACCGGTGAGCCGCGGCTCTATGCCAACATCATCCTGCGCAAGGGTGTGATCTATCCCGCGGCCAGCGACGCACCCGCCAAGGCCGAGGTCGATCCTTTCGTCTATTGA
- a CDS encoding class I SAM-dependent methyltransferase — protein MIAKSAYSDFLHFFRSWLNNPLRVAAIAPSGDSLARIMTSEIAALDGPIIELGPGTGVFTRALLARGISESDLTLIEYGPEFIGSLQKRFPDARILQMDAAHLAQADIFEGEPVGAVVSGLPLLSMSPRKIASILAGAFVYMRAGGAFYQFTYGPRCPVPRPILDRLGLKATRIGGTVRNLPPASVYRISRRKPLELSRERFKYRASGVDMEIAAFSEADD, from the coding sequence ATGATCGCAAAGAGCGCTTACTCCGATTTCCTGCATTTTTTCCGGTCCTGGTTGAACAACCCGTTGAGGGTTGCCGCGATTGCGCCCTCCGGCGACTCGCTCGCCCGGATTATGACAAGCGAGATCGCTGCGCTGGACGGCCCGATTATCGAGCTCGGGCCAGGCACCGGCGTCTTCACCCGCGCGCTGCTTGCGCGCGGCATCAGCGAATCCGATCTGACGCTCATCGAATATGGTCCGGAATTCATAGGATCGCTCCAGAAGCGTTTCCCCGATGCGCGTATCCTGCAGATGGACGCAGCCCATCTGGCGCAGGCTGATATTTTCGAGGGCGAACCCGTCGGTGCTGTCGTCAGCGGTCTGCCACTGCTGTCCATGTCGCCGCGCAAGATCGCCTCGATCCTTGCAGGGGCTTTTGTCTATATGCGGGCCGGCGGCGCTTTCTATCAGTTTACCTACGGGCCGCGCTGTCCCGTGCCGCGCCCGATCCTCGACCGCCTGGGCCTGAAAGCGACGCGCATCGGCGGCACGGTCCGCAACCTGCCGCCAGCGTCCGTCTACCGGATTTCGCGCCGCAAGCCGCTTGAGCTCTCCCGTGAGCGTTTCAAATATCGTGCCAGCGGAGTGGATATGGAGATCGCCGCTTTCTCCGAAGCGGATGACTGA
- a CDS encoding TetR family transcriptional regulator — protein sequence MEMTEKVEGRRERKRRQTRERIEQAAMSLFLERGFDATTIEEITEAADVSKRSFFDYFPSKEEVVFAWQDSFADRLMAAIAERPASDSSVKAVEEALIVTVTASADERAMALGELIHRTPTLKARDQLKYAKLEQKLTEALIARKGGDPQARTRMRLLSTIVIGALRVGSEVWQARAPDVSMEGASMEAFAREIFGELWKMLAEFGEETKTRLQGNSIR from the coding sequence ATGGAAATGACTGAGAAGGTCGAGGGCAGGCGCGAGCGCAAGCGGCGCCAGACTCGCGAGCGCATCGAGCAGGCAGCGATGAGCCTCTTTCTGGAGCGCGGGTTCGACGCCACCACCATTGAGGAGATCACTGAAGCTGCCGATGTTTCGAAGCGCAGCTTCTTTGATTATTTCCCGTCAAAGGAAGAGGTCGTCTTCGCCTGGCAGGATTCCTTCGCCGACCGCCTGATGGCGGCGATTGCCGAGCGTCCAGCCAGTGATTCCTCCGTCAAGGCAGTCGAGGAAGCCCTGATCGTCACTGTGACCGCTTCGGCTGACGAGCGCGCCATGGCGCTTGGCGAACTCATCCATCGCACGCCGACCCTCAAGGCCCGCGATCAGCTTAAATATGCCAAGCTGGAGCAGAAGTTGACCGAGGCGCTGATTGCCCGCAAGGGCGGCGATCCGCAGGCGCGGACGCGCATGCGTTTGCTTTCGACAATCGTCATCGGCGCGCTGCGCGTCGGCAGTGAGGTCTGGCAGGCGCGCGCGCCGGATGTTTCGATGGAAGGCGCTTCAATGGAAGCCTTCGCACGCGAGATCTTTGGCGAACTCTGGAAGATGCTGGCCGAATTCGGCGAAGAGACGAAAACCCGCCTCCAAGGCAATTCCATACGCTAG
- a CDS encoding aldo/keto reductase: MSDYNAAKSGTFKIGGDMEVNRLGFGAMRVTGDGIWGNPADHDESIRTLKRLPELGVNFIDTADSYGPDVSEWLIKEALHPYKKGLVVATKGGLTRHGPNIWLPLGRPEYLIQQVHKSLRNLGVEQIDLWQLHRIDPKVPAKEQFDTIKSLLDSGLIRHAGLSEVSVADIEAASKVFKVATVQNRYNLVDRTSEDVLDYCAKHNIGFIPWYPLAAGDLAKPGSLLDTIARKHNAAPSQIALDWVLKRSPVMLPIPGTSKVKHLEENVAAVDITLSDEEFTALDAEGKKLFKAA, encoded by the coding sequence ATGAGCGATTACAATGCAGCGAAATCGGGTACCTTCAAGATCGGCGGCGATATGGAGGTCAACCGTCTCGGCTTCGGCGCCATGCGCGTCACCGGCGACGGTATCTGGGGCAATCCAGCCGATCACGATGAATCGATCCGCACTCTGAAGCGGCTGCCGGAACTCGGCGTAAACTTTATCGATACGGCCGATTCCTACGGTCCTGACGTTTCCGAATGGCTGATCAAGGAAGCGCTTCACCCTTATAAGAAAGGCCTCGTCGTCGCCACCAAGGGCGGTCTCACGCGCCACGGACCGAATATCTGGCTTCCGCTCGGTCGTCCGGAATATCTGATCCAGCAGGTGCACAAGAGCCTGCGCAATCTCGGCGTCGAGCAGATCGATCTCTGGCAGCTTCACCGCATAGACCCGAAGGTTCCGGCCAAGGAACAGTTCGACACCATCAAGTCGCTCCTCGATTCCGGCCTGATCCGCCATGCGGGCCTCAGCGAAGTCTCGGTGGCCGATATCGAAGCAGCCTCCAAGGTCTTCAAGGTCGCGACCGTCCAGAACCGTTACAACCTTGTCGACCGCACCAGCGAAGATGTGCTCGATTATTGCGCCAAGCACAATATCGGCTTCATCCCCTGGTATCCGCTGGCTGCCGGCGATCTCGCCAAGCCCGGCTCGCTGCTCGATACGATCGCCAGGAAGCACAATGCTGCCCCGAGCCAGATCGCGCTGGACTGGGTGCTGAAGCGCAGCCCGGTCATGCTGCCGATCCCCGGCACGTCGAAGGTCAAGCATCTCGAAGAAAATGTCGCAGCCGTTGATATCACGCTGTCGGACGAGGAGTTCACCGCCCTCGACGCCGAAGGCAAGAAGCTCTTCAAGGCTGCCTGA
- a CDS encoding LysR family transcriptional regulator produces MRQDMLDGMVTFVVVAEEKSFSAAAVRLGVSPSAISQTISKLESRLRQPLFNRTTRSVSLTEAGNRYLERILPALGELAAASKDLDADVGRPAGLLRLNVLRAGYMIAIQPLLRDFLEAYPDIQVEVKMEASMSDIVAEGFDAGIRFGETVAKDMVAIPIGPPIRAHVIASPEYLSRRGMPKHPRDLLQHDCIGFRFVTSGQVERWEFEKDGERVDITLHPRLILNDSAALTQAALDGIGVSYMINGYIERFLEDGRLVRILADWSPPLSGLTLYYPDRRRVPAKLRALIDFLRKHRSEAPPATESAII; encoded by the coding sequence ATGCGCCAGGACATGCTTGACGGCATGGTGACTTTTGTCGTCGTTGCCGAGGAAAAGAGCTTTTCGGCCGCTGCCGTTCGGCTTGGTGTGTCGCCGTCCGCCATCAGCCAGACGATCAGCAAGCTGGAGAGCCGTCTGCGGCAACCTCTCTTCAACCGGACCACGCGCAGCGTGAGTTTGACGGAAGCTGGCAACCGCTATCTGGAACGGATACTTCCCGCTTTGGGTGAGCTTGCTGCCGCCAGCAAGGATCTTGACGCAGATGTCGGCCGGCCGGCCGGTCTTCTGCGGCTCAATGTGCTGCGCGCCGGCTATATGATCGCCATCCAGCCGCTGCTTCGCGATTTCCTGGAGGCCTATCCCGACATTCAGGTCGAGGTGAAGATGGAAGCCTCGATGAGCGACATCGTTGCCGAAGGCTTCGATGCCGGCATCCGCTTCGGCGAGACGGTGGCCAAGGACATGGTGGCCATTCCGATCGGCCCGCCGATCCGTGCCCATGTGATCGCCTCGCCGGAATATCTCAGTCGACGCGGCATGCCGAAACATCCGCGCGACCTGCTGCAGCATGATTGCATCGGCTTCCGCTTCGTCACCAGCGGCCAGGTCGAGCGCTGGGAATTCGAGAAGGATGGCGAGCGCGTCGATATTACGCTCCATCCGCGGCTGATCCTCAATGATTCCGCAGCATTGACCCAGGCAGCGCTCGATGGGATCGGCGTTTCCTACATGATCAACGGCTATATCGAGCGTTTTCTCGAAGACGGCAGGCTGGTGCGGATCCTTGCCGACTGGAGCCCGCCGCTGTCGGGCCTGACGCTCTATTATCCGGACCGCCGGCGGGTGCCTGCAAAGCTGCGCGCACTCATCGATTTCCTGAGAAAGCATCGATCCGAAGCGCCGCCGGCAACGGAAAGCGCAATTATCTAG
- a CDS encoding alpha/beta hydrolase, producing MIGGCGVSRKALATLLVLCVGLASCGRPIGVMQAAGTVPPGTSRVDLLVATTRAADENPAVLFSGERGTGLMVDAVDVSIPPEANRKAGQVQWPRRLPADPLKDFVTVAVDPLDGEKAGENWLRTHMPKSKRVLIFVHGFNNRYEDAVYRFAQIVHDSHADVAPVVFTWPSRASIFDYNYDKESTNYSRDALEELLRRTANNPAVGDITVMAHSMGTWLTVEALRQMAIRDGHVASKINNVILASPDLDVDVFGRQFQSLGKDKPHFTIFVSQDDRALALSRRISGNVDRLGQIDPSAEPYRSKLEAAGITVLDLTKLKTGDRLNHGKFAESPEVVKLIGDRLIAGQTITDSEVGLGEAVGAVAIGAAQTAGSAVSLAVSTPIAIFDPRTRRNYDAQVRRLGQSMNNTVGSVGDSVGAGLPEETQ from the coding sequence ATGATCGGCGGATGCGGCGTTTCTCGCAAAGCCCTCGCAACCCTGCTCGTCCTCTGCGTCGGCCTCGCTTCCTGCGGGCGGCCGATCGGCGTCATGCAGGCGGCCGGCACGGTTCCGCCGGGGACCTCGCGCGTCGACCTGCTGGTGGCGACGACGCGGGCTGCTGACGAAAATCCGGCCGTGCTCTTCTCCGGCGAGCGCGGCACCGGGCTGATGGTCGATGCCGTCGATGTCTCCATTCCGCCGGAAGCCAACCGCAAGGCAGGGCAGGTGCAATGGCCTCGCCGTCTGCCTGCCGACCCCCTCAAGGACTTCGTCACCGTCGCGGTCGATCCGCTGGATGGGGAGAAGGCGGGAGAGAACTGGCTCAGGACGCATATGCCGAAGAGCAAGCGCGTGCTCATCTTCGTGCATGGTTTCAACAATCGCTACGAGGATGCGGTCTATCGTTTCGCGCAGATCGTCCATGATTCGCATGCCGATGTCGCGCCCGTCGTGTTCACCTGGCCATCGCGCGCCAGCATCTTCGACTACAACTACGACAAGGAAAGCACCAACTATTCGCGCGATGCACTCGAAGAGCTGTTGCGGCGCACGGCCAACAATCCAGCCGTCGGCGACATCACCGTCATGGCTCACTCCATGGGCACGTGGCTGACAGTCGAGGCTCTACGCCAGATGGCGATCCGCGACGGCCACGTTGCCTCGAAGATCAACAATGTCATCCTTGCCTCGCCTGATCTCGATGTCGACGTGTTCGGCCGTCAATTTCAGAGCCTCGGCAAGGACAAGCCGCACTTCACCATCTTCGTATCCCAGGATGATCGCGCGCTCGCACTCTCGCGACGCATCTCCGGCAATGTCGATCGCCTCGGCCAGATCGACCCTTCCGCCGAGCCTTATCGCAGCAAGTTGGAAGCGGCCGGTATCACCGTGCTCGATCTGACCAAGCTGAAGACCGGCGACCGCCTGAACCATGGCAAATTTGCCGAGAGCCCCGAAGTGGTAAAGCTTATTGGCGACCGGTTGATTGCCGGCCAGACTATCACCGATTCCGAAGTCGGGCTCGGCGAAGCAGTCGGTGCGGTTGCCATCGGTGCAGCCCAGACGGCCGGCAGCGCGGTCAGCCTTGCGGTCAGCACGCCGATCGCCATCTTCGATCCCCGCACCCGCCGCAACTACGATGCTCAGGTGCGCCGTCTCGGCCAGTCGATGAACAATACGGTCGGGTCCGTGGGTGACAGCGTCGGCGCCGGGCTGCCGGAAGAGACGCAGTAA
- a CDS encoding oxidoreductase — protein MTSKSKILFVTGVSTGFGRALAETALAEGHKVVGTLRNEEALKEFEALKPGSAFGKLLDVTDTAAIAPVVAEIEREIGPIDVLVNNAGYGHEGLVEESTMDELRRQFEVNVFGPVAVMQAVLPYMRKRRSGHILNITSMGGIITMPGIAFYHGSKFALEGISESLGKEVKSFGIHVTAVEPGGFRTDWAGRSMVRAERSIADYDEVFEPLRQRRLERNGNQPGDPKKAASAMLKLIASDNPPAHLLLGRDAISLVREKLGSLKTEFDAWEQVSSSTDFE, from the coding sequence ATGACATCGAAGTCCAAAATCCTTTTCGTAACAGGCGTTTCGACCGGCTTCGGCCGCGCCCTTGCAGAAACCGCTCTCGCTGAAGGTCACAAGGTGGTCGGCACCCTTCGCAATGAAGAAGCTCTCAAGGAGTTCGAGGCGCTGAAGCCCGGTTCTGCCTTCGGTAAGCTTCTCGACGTCACCGATACTGCCGCGATTGCGCCTGTTGTCGCCGAGATCGAAAGGGAGATCGGTCCGATCGACGTTCTCGTCAACAATGCCGGCTACGGCCACGAAGGTCTTGTCGAGGAATCGACGATGGACGAGCTGCGCCGCCAGTTCGAGGTCAATGTTTTCGGGCCGGTGGCTGTCATGCAGGCAGTGCTGCCCTATATGCGCAAGCGCCGCAGTGGCCATATCCTCAATATAACCTCGATGGGCGGGATCATCACCATGCCGGGCATCGCTTTCTATCACGGCAGCAAGTTCGCCCTCGAGGGTATTTCCGAAAGCCTCGGCAAGGAGGTCAAGAGCTTCGGCATCCACGTGACCGCCGTCGAACCCGGCGGCTTCCGCACCGACTGGGCTGGCCGCTCGATGGTGCGTGCAGAGCGTTCGATCGCGGATTATGACGAGGTCTTCGAACCCCTGCGCCAGCGCCGCCTCGAACGCAACGGCAACCAGCCAGGCGACCCGAAAAAGGCAGCTTCAGCAATGCTGAAGCTCATTGCATCCGACAATCCGCCGGCCCATCTCTTGCTCGGGCGTGATGCGATCAGCCTCGTTCGCGAGAAGCTTGGGTCTCTCAAGACCGAATTCGACGCCTGGGAGCAGGTTTCCAGTTCCACTGATTTTGAGTGA
- a CDS encoding SDR family oxidoreductase, with protein MKKTVLITGASSGIGKAAGRLFHANGWNVIATMRSPEKESELTEIADVLVVRLDVQDRGSIDTAIKAGIEQFGRIDVLVNNAGYGQNGIFEATAREKIQQQFDVNVFGVMDVTRAILPHFRANKAGTIINVSSGAGLFTLPTLSIYCASKFALEGFTEALSYELLALGIGVKSVIPHGGVAETSFRERAGADFAIDPSGLPDYNEFLQRAQRAFAAMVAAKMMTSSDVAKVVYEAATDGKDQLRYLVGDDARGFVKARRSMDDQAYVDFMRAQFAE; from the coding sequence ATGAAAAAGACAGTTCTCATCACCGGCGCGTCCTCCGGCATCGGCAAGGCGGCAGGCAGGCTCTTCCATGCCAATGGTTGGAATGTCATCGCCACCATGCGCAGCCCTGAAAAGGAAAGCGAGCTGACCGAAATTGCCGATGTCCTCGTTGTCAGGCTCGACGTTCAGGATCGCGGCAGCATCGATACCGCCATCAAGGCCGGCATCGAACAGTTCGGACGCATCGACGTGCTCGTCAACAATGCCGGTTACGGCCAGAACGGTATCTTCGAGGCCACCGCGCGCGAAAAGATCCAGCAGCAGTTCGACGTGAATGTCTTCGGTGTCATGGATGTGACCAGGGCGATCCTGCCGCATTTCCGGGCAAACAAGGCCGGCACGATCATCAATGTCAGCTCGGGCGCCGGTCTCTTCACCCTGCCGACCCTGTCGATCTATTGTGCTTCGAAATTCGCGCTCGAGGGCTTTACCGAGGCGCTGTCTTACGAGCTTCTGGCACTTGGTATTGGCGTGAAGTCGGTGATTCCGCACGGCGGTGTGGCGGAGACCAGTTTCCGGGAGCGCGCCGGCGCCGATTTTGCCATCGATCCCTCGGGCTTGCCTGATTATAATGAATTCCTGCAGCGTGCTCAGCGGGCCTTTGCAGCTATGGTCGCCGCGAAGATGATGACGTCTTCGGATGTCGCCAAGGTAGTCTATGAAGCTGCGACCGATGGCAAAGACCAGCTGCGTTATCTCGTCGGTGATGATGCGCGCGGATTCGTGAAAGCGCGCCGGAGCATGGACGATCAGGCCTATGTGGACTTCATGCGGGCGCAATTTGCCGAGTAA
- a CDS encoding LysR family transcriptional regulator: MQKTGLIELNAVVAVAAARNFRAAAAELGMSTSALSHAVAALENRIGVRLFNRTTRSVSLTEAGEQFLGKIGPALKDIAAAMEAATQARATPAGTLRINTSEGGARRILIPIVLEYVRRFPDVHVDIVSDGRMIDIVADSFDVGIRLIETVPQDMIAVPLKAEERFFVVGAPSYFEKHGRPQTPNDLLRHACLRLRLPSGTVYRWEFERHGEEIRLDVKGPMTLQSMDLMLEAAVGGAGLAYMTRQNVEADVTAGRLATVLEDWTPPFPGLCLYYSGHRHVPATLRAFLDVAREMTRARKENGRA; this comes from the coding sequence ATGCAGAAGACTGGGCTGATTGAACTCAATGCGGTCGTTGCCGTGGCGGCGGCGCGAAACTTCCGCGCGGCCGCCGCCGAACTCGGCATGTCGACCTCCGCGCTTAGCCATGCGGTGGCGGCATTGGAGAACCGGATCGGCGTCAGGCTGTTCAACCGCACGACCCGCAGCGTTTCGCTGACCGAGGCGGGGGAGCAGTTTCTCGGCAAGATCGGTCCCGCGCTGAAAGACATTGCGGCGGCGATGGAAGCGGCGACGCAGGCGCGCGCCACGCCGGCAGGAACGCTGCGCATCAATACGTCGGAGGGCGGCGCACGGCGGATCCTGATACCGATCGTGCTTGAATATGTCAGGCGCTTTCCCGATGTGCATGTCGATATCGTCAGCGACGGACGCATGATCGATATCGTCGCCGACAGTTTCGATGTCGGCATACGCCTCATCGAAACCGTGCCGCAGGACATGATCGCCGTGCCGCTGAAGGCCGAAGAGCGTTTCTTTGTTGTCGGCGCTCCCTCCTATTTCGAAAAACATGGAAGGCCGCAGACGCCGAACGATCTTCTGCGCCATGCCTGCCTGCGGTTGAGGTTGCCGAGCGGTACGGTCTATCGCTGGGAATTCGAGCGGCACGGCGAGGAAATCCGGCTCGATGTGAAGGGGCCGATGACGCTGCAGAGCATGGATCTGATGCTGGAAGCAGCGGTCGGCGGCGCGGGGCTTGCCTATATGACCCGGCAGAATGTGGAGGCCGATGTTACGGCTGGCCGGCTGGCTACAGTGCTCGAAGACTGGACGCCGCCCTTTCCCGGCCTCTGCCTCTACTATTCCGGCCACCGGCATGTGCCGGCGACATTGCGCGCCTTCCTGGATGTTGCACGCGAAATGACACGAGCGCGAAAGGAGAACGGCCGCGCCTGA